In Epinephelus lanceolatus isolate andai-2023 chromosome 16, ASM4190304v1, whole genome shotgun sequence, one DNA window encodes the following:
- the LOC144467452 gene encoding uncharacterized protein LOC144467452 — translation MEEPTPLHTKVASILGPASMSGVVSEREGDTDFAQEESVTLQVVAVGEEEEEQVVEEIPSTSGTDPSVPKAPSGSRVRGGGRVLTDRVLETQRETISAIREVRDELTQIRMVMQNMCELISSATDAIKQLQK, via the exons ATGGAAGAACCTACACCACTTCACACCAAAGTGGCTTCCATTCTCGGACCAGCCAGCATGTCTGGTGTTGtgtcagagagggagggggacaCAGATTTTGCTCAAGAGGAGAGTG TCACGTTACAGGTGGTAGCAGtgggcgaggaggaggaggaacaggtggtgGAGGAGATTCCCAGCACGTCTGGCACGGACCCGTCTGTACCCAAAGCGCCCAGCGGATCCAGAGTGCGCGGAGGTGGCCGGGTTCTCACCGATCGCGTcctggaaacacagcgggaAACCATCAGTGCCATCCGTGAAGTCAGGGATGAACTAACACAAATACGCATGGTCATGCAGAATATGTGTGAACTGATTTCATCTGCAACTGACGCAATAAAACAGTTACAAAAGTGA
- the LOC117263737 gene encoding saxitoxin and tetrodotoxin-binding protein 1-like, with translation MSVVKQGTLLLLLAVIGTNADHDDCHGLNTKLPATDLHKIVGDWVLVWSVSDHQEGWDLLPNVTSSHAEFRLLPDNHTYMFNERNVYIDKLCANYIINMSTEGSDDHMLHNRGATVERNGIVELYNESGHVDFYESCPDCLVMVYFSPRGRYLMSYRRDGHHRDVEVLNAAHDNHKKQAECLGFPHDKPFSYDGVADFCHKKSSPDVEVDHHDKAEQHEKVEPTVKAAES, from the exons ATGAGTGTTGTGAAGCAAGgaacgctgctgctgctgctggcggTGATCGGCACCAATGCAGACCACGATGACTGTCATGGTCTGAACACAAAGCTGCCAGCAACAGACCTGCATAAG attGTTGGGGACTGGGTTCTGGTCTGGTCCGTCTCCGACCATCAAGAAGGCTGGGACCTGCTTCCAAACGTCACCAGCTCCCATGCTGAGTTCCGACTCCTCCCTGACAACCACACCTACATGTTCAACGAGAGGAACGTGTACAT TGACAAGTTGTGTGCTAACTACATCATCAACATGTCGACAGAAGGCTCTGACGACCACATGCTGCACAATCGCGGGGCCA cgGTGGAGAGGAACGGCATTGTTGAGCTGTACAATGAGTCAGGCCATGTGGATTTCTATGAGAGCTGCCCCGACTGTCTGGTGATGGTCTATTTTAGCCCTAGAGGCCGATACCTGATGAGCTACA GGAGGGATGGGCATCATCGGGATGTTGAGGTGTTGAACGCAGCGCATGACAATCACAAGAAACAGGCTGAGTGTCTGGGATTCCCTCATGACAAACCGTTCAGCTATGACGGAGTTGCAG ATTTTTGTCATAAGAAatcgtctccagatgtggaggTTGACCACCATGACAAGGCTGAACAGCATGAGAAGGTTGAACCAACTGTGAAGGCTGCAGAGTCCTGA